A genomic region of Pristiophorus japonicus isolate sPriJap1 chromosome 22, sPriJap1.hap1, whole genome shotgun sequence contains the following coding sequences:
- the LOC139234954 gene encoding tetraspanin-14-like isoform X2, whose protein sequence is MPHYKYQGAQVSCVFKYVLFVFNIIFWLAGAGLLAITFWAWNEKGVLNIQSITDLNGFDPVWVVLVVGLLTFILGFTGCIGALRENICLLKSFSLIIGTIFTVELAAGILAFVFQDWVKQKVQNSIQENIGAYRNDIDLQNLIDAVQKYMQCCGAADPNDWNNNIYFNCSVENTSRERCGVPFSCCLPDPAQNVVNTQCGYDIRSKSKLEDSQKIFIKGCVQAFEDWLPRNIYLVAGTFLVIAFLQMFSIYLARSLISDIKAIKAGWRY, encoded by the exons TTAGCTGGAGCTGGGCTGCTGGCCATCACCTTCTGGGCCTGGAATGAGAAG GGAGTGTTGAATATCCAGTCCATCACCGATCTGAATGGCTTTGATCCAGTCTGGGTGGTCCTGGTAGTTGGATTGCTGACGTTCATTCTGGGATTCACCGGCTGTATTGGGGCGCTGCGGGAGAATATCTGCCTGCTCAAGTCT TTTTCTCTGATCATCGGAACCATCTTCACAGTGGAGCTGGCTGCGGGAATCCTGGCCTTTGTGTTCCAGGACTGGGTGAAGCAGAAAGTGCAGAACTCCATCCAGGAGAACATCGGTGCGTATCGCAACGACATCGATCTCCAGAACCTCATCGACGCAGTCCAGAAATAC ATGCAGTGTTGTGGAGCTGCCGACCCTAACGACTGGAACAACAACATTTATTTTAACTGCTCGGTGGAGAACACCAGCCGGGAGCGATGTGGCGTTCCATTCTCCTGCTGTCTGCCCGACCCCGCG CAAAACGTTGTGAACACGCAGTGCGGCTACGACATCCGATCCAAGAGTAAG CTGGAGGACAGTCAGAAGATCTTCATCAAGGGCTGTGTCCAGGCGTTTGAGGACTGGCTGCCCAGGAACATCTACCTTGTAGCCGGAACGTTCCTCGTCATCGCCTTCCTGCAG ATGTTCTCGATTTATCTTGCCCGATCGCTGATCAGTGACATCAAGGCTATAAAGGCTGGCTGGCGTTACTGA
- the LOC139234954 gene encoding tetraspanin-14-like isoform X1 — protein MPHYKYQGAQVSCVFKYVLFVFNIIFWLAGAGLLAITFWAWNEKGVLNIQSITDLNGFDPVWVVLVVGLLTFILGFTGCIGALRENICLLKSFSLIIGTIFTVELAAGILAFVFQDWVKQKVQNSIQENIGAYRNDIDLQNLIDAVQKYMQCCGAADPNDWNNNIYFNCSVENTSRERCGVPFSCCLPDPAQNVVNTQCGYDIRSKSKEQLEDSQKIFIKGCVQAFEDWLPRNIYLVAGTFLVIAFLQMFSIYLARSLISDIKAIKAGWRY, from the exons TTAGCTGGAGCTGGGCTGCTGGCCATCACCTTCTGGGCCTGGAATGAGAAG GGAGTGTTGAATATCCAGTCCATCACCGATCTGAATGGCTTTGATCCAGTCTGGGTGGTCCTGGTAGTTGGATTGCTGACGTTCATTCTGGGATTCACCGGCTGTATTGGGGCGCTGCGGGAGAATATCTGCCTGCTCAAGTCT TTTTCTCTGATCATCGGAACCATCTTCACAGTGGAGCTGGCTGCGGGAATCCTGGCCTTTGTGTTCCAGGACTGGGTGAAGCAGAAAGTGCAGAACTCCATCCAGGAGAACATCGGTGCGTATCGCAACGACATCGATCTCCAGAACCTCATCGACGCAGTCCAGAAATAC ATGCAGTGTTGTGGAGCTGCCGACCCTAACGACTGGAACAACAACATTTATTTTAACTGCTCGGTGGAGAACACCAGCCGGGAGCGATGTGGCGTTCCATTCTCCTGCTGTCTGCCCGACCCCGCG CAAAACGTTGTGAACACGCAGTGCGGCTACGACATCCGATCCAAGAGTAAG GAGCAGCTGGAGGACAGTCAGAAGATCTTCATCAAGGGCTGTGTCCAGGCGTTTGAGGACTGGCTGCCCAGGAACATCTACCTTGTAGCCGGAACGTTCCTCGTCATCGCCTTCCTGCAG ATGTTCTCGATTTATCTTGCCCGATCGCTGATCAGTGACATCAAGGCTATAAAGGCTGGCTGGCGTTACTGA